A stretch of Henckelia pumila isolate YLH828 chromosome 4, ASM3356847v2, whole genome shotgun sequence DNA encodes these proteins:
- the LOC140894462 gene encoding uncharacterized protein, which yields MLDVTTYEAAVSRALRSEEGRKDILREQQRKRQLQTSYHESYPQQDAKKQSTGPSKGPNPLRQQGAIVPRAEALPLCQKCQKPHPGPCMKGSGMCYHCKEPGHIMLHCPKKNAAGRVFVMQAEEAAPDTLRITGEQNNNEVNVFPTGGEGV from the exons ATGTTGGACGTCACCACTTATGAGGCAGCGGTGAGTAGGGCACTACGATCCGAGGAGGGTAGGAAGGATATCTTGAGGGAGCAACAGAGGAAGAGGCAGCTACAAACATCGTACCATGAGTCGTATCCACAGCAGGATGCAAAGAAGCAGTCTACTGGGCCGTCGAAAGGCCCAAATCCACTGAGACAGCAAGGAGCTATCGTCCCTCGTGCAGAAGCACTACCTCTCTGCCAGAAATGCCAGAAGCCCCATCCAGGACCGTGTATGAAGGGATCAGGCATGTGCTACCATTGCAAGGAACCGGGACACATTATGCTGCATTGTCCCAAGAAGAATGCTGCTGGACGagtctttgtgatgcaggcagaggaaGCAGCACCAGATACTTTGCGCATCACGG gtgagcagaataataatgaagttaatgtgttcccgactggcggcgagggcgtatga